A portion of the Corynebacterium ammoniagenes DSM 20306 genome contains these proteins:
- the purN gene encoding phosphoribosylglycinamide formyltransferase translates to MTESPSQALKATAPLEVVVLVSGTGSLLQNIIDNQDNSYRVIKVVADKPCPGIERAQDAGIPAEVVPLGADRAQWNKDLVEAVGAADIVVSAGFMKILGAEFLASFEGRTINTHPALLPSFPGAHGVRDALAYGVKVTGSTVHFVDAGVDTGRIIAQRAITIEPEDDEASLHERIKSVERELIVQVLRAAHVQDQQLIIEI, encoded by the coding sequence GTGACTGAATCGCCTTCGCAAGCATTGAAAGCAACAGCCCCGCTAGAAGTAGTGGTGCTTGTTTCTGGAACTGGATCTCTGCTGCAAAATATCATCGACAACCAAGACAATTCTTATCGGGTTATCAAGGTGGTCGCAGATAAGCCTTGCCCGGGGATTGAGCGAGCCCAAGATGCAGGCATCCCAGCAGAAGTTGTGCCTTTAGGCGCAGACCGAGCGCAGTGGAATAAAGACCTCGTCGAAGCAGTTGGCGCCGCCGATATCGTGGTGTCCGCCGGATTTATGAAAATCCTTGGTGCTGAATTTCTGGCTAGCTTTGAAGGCCGCACTATCAATACGCATCCCGCACTTTTGCCGTCCTTTCCGGGCGCGCACGGTGTCCGGGATGCGTTGGCTTATGGCGTGAAAGTCACCGGCTCTACGGTCCACTTCGTGGACGCAGGAGTTGATACCGGCCGCATCATCGCGCAACGGGCAATCACGATTGAGCCAGAAGATGATGAGGCAAGCTTGCATGAGCGCATCAAGAGCGTTGAACGTGAGCTTATCGTGCAGGTCTTACGCGCAGCGCATGTTCAAGACCAGCAGCTTATTATTGAGATTTAA
- a CDS encoding DUF6350 family protein, which produces MAVPNLVAFFSLVAIALATVLLTSSPMAWLPTAIAQSWMVTNLAPVVTSDIVVSALPFLPALILGWLVAANVHRAVKDKVSVNDLLALLACVVVIPIVLIFVAWFMLWDASQVYEVSPPPLAQAIIRAVALHLTAFAIGMGPRLWRALARRYKVPRVVVDGVVHAVLALLALFAASAFVLLVALIVNWKNQAAILDGFPQLTGFALFALIGLSVLYLPNLLIGVAGILLGAEFHIGDASVSLFSVHLVPLPPLPLLGAVPGSASSWAIGLLLLTAVAFAFVALRQRPSFVQSLVVGVAMGVLVLLFGYFITGELGYYESVGPMLFIAAGLAVVWGCGINLAVATGIMLKERRDNEPDESAVEESSSASVSSQDAPEGEDGQEHETSEEAELGSSANEDYIDGELEENPDDAAEEQGTTEDSEPQDLTSVEEESAEAEPEETDVPDEDRTTIDAEDGQSSENLDQVGAESEYADESIDINEEATELEESEEPEVEVIDAADVQTDSVDPVEQQPQDNKEENGEEIGKSQKNSDD; this is translated from the coding sequence GTGGCCGTTCCAAATCTTGTCGCCTTCTTTTCGCTCGTTGCTATCGCGCTGGCAACGGTATTGCTAACGAGTTCGCCAATGGCGTGGTTGCCTACAGCAATTGCGCAGTCTTGGATGGTGACGAATCTAGCGCCAGTAGTGACTTCGGATATCGTCGTCTCAGCTCTACCTTTTCTTCCGGCGCTGATTTTGGGATGGCTAGTAGCGGCTAATGTTCATCGCGCTGTCAAGGATAAAGTCAGCGTGAATGATCTACTCGCGCTTTTAGCCTGCGTTGTAGTAATACCGATTGTCTTAATATTCGTCGCTTGGTTCATGCTGTGGGACGCTTCGCAGGTTTATGAGGTTTCACCGCCTCCACTTGCGCAGGCGATTATCCGTGCGGTAGCTCTACATCTAACGGCGTTCGCGATTGGCATGGGGCCACGTTTGTGGCGTGCTTTAGCGCGTCGCTACAAGGTTCCACGCGTCGTAGTGGATGGCGTGGTTCATGCAGTGCTCGCACTGTTAGCACTTTTTGCAGCGTCGGCTTTCGTCCTGCTCGTCGCGCTGATCGTTAACTGGAAAAACCAAGCGGCTATTTTGGATGGTTTTCCGCAATTGACGGGATTCGCACTCTTCGCACTGATCGGTTTGTCCGTTCTCTATCTTCCGAACCTGCTTATTGGCGTGGCTGGGATTCTATTGGGGGCTGAGTTTCACATTGGTGATGCCAGCGTCAGTCTTTTCAGCGTTCACTTGGTTCCACTTCCACCGCTGCCGCTGCTGGGGGCTGTCCCTGGTTCGGCATCCTCATGGGCAATCGGACTACTCCTTCTAACGGCTGTAGCTTTTGCATTTGTTGCGCTTCGCCAGCGTCCTAGCTTTGTGCAGTCACTTGTTGTGGGCGTAGCGATGGGAGTGCTCGTCCTTCTCTTTGGTTATTTCATCACCGGTGAGCTTGGTTATTATGAATCGGTCGGGCCAATGCTATTCATCGCTGCGGGATTGGCAGTTGTATGGGGCTGCGGCATCAACCTGGCTGTAGCTACCGGAATCATGCTCAAAGAGCGCCGAGACAATGAACCAGATGAATCTGCTGTTGAGGAATCTTCGTCTGCATCTGTTTCCTCTCAAGATGCTCCAGAAGGTGAAGATGGTCAGGAGCATGAGACCAGTGAAGAAGCAGAATTAGGTTCCTCGGCGAACGAAGACTACATTGACGGCGAGTTGGAAGAGAACCCCGATGATGCGGCTGAGGAGCAAGGCACCACCGAAGATTCTGAACCTCAGGATTTAACCAGCGTGGAGGAAGAATCTGCCGAAGCCGAACCAGAAGAAACTGACGTGCCCGACGAAGACCGAACGACCATTGATGCCGAGGATGGTCAGTCCTCGGAGAATCTAGATCAGGTAGGCGCGGAGTCGGAATACGCAGATGAATCCATTGATATCAATGAAGAAGCGACGGAACTCGAAGAATCCGAAGAGCCTGAAGTAGAGGTCATTGACGCAGCGGATGTTCAAACTGATTCGGTGGACCCTGTAGAGCAGCAACCCCAAGATAATAAGGAAGAGAATGGGGAAGAGATCGGGAAGTCGCAGAAAAATTCTGATGATTAA
- a CDS encoding M23 family metallopeptidase codes for MQSISQRSGVGRHRKVNIAQTAKGRIALVTVAAGAVSTAGVGGAAAAQVQNTPVDSVKTQTTDFKQVSKTSPLDQVSGDIQSQIDGAVATTPQILTVAETKPVQNLSEQLNTAIQASQARAAADEAARAPSVVRPAEGTFTSGFEPRWGSFHKGIDIANANGTPILAAMDGIVIDSGPASGFGNWIRIKHEDGTITVYGHMETLDVSVGETVHAGQKIAGMGNLGFSTGSHLHFEVYPDGNTAVDPVPWLEERGVSVS; via the coding sequence ATGCAAAGCATTTCTCAGCGCTCTGGCGTTGGACGTCACCGCAAGGTGAACATCGCACAGACAGCTAAGGGACGCATTGCTTTAGTAACCGTTGCTGCAGGCGCGGTTTCTACTGCTGGCGTTGGCGGAGCAGCTGCAGCCCAGGTACAAAATACTCCTGTGGACTCGGTTAAAACTCAGACCACTGATTTCAAGCAAGTAAGCAAGACTTCCCCGCTTGACCAGGTATCTGGGGACATCCAGTCCCAGATTGATGGCGCAGTCGCCACCACCCCGCAGATCCTGACCGTTGCAGAAACCAAGCCGGTTCAAAACCTCTCCGAACAGCTCAACACTGCAATCCAGGCATCCCAGGCTCGCGCAGCAGCAGACGAAGCAGCCCGCGCCCCATCCGTCGTCCGCCCCGCGGAAGGCACATTCACCTCAGGATTTGAACCTCGCTGGGGCTCATTCCACAAGGGCATCGACATTGCCAATGCGAATGGCACCCCAATCTTGGCAGCCATGGACGGTATCGTCATCGACTCCGGTCCTGCATCTGGATTCGGCAACTGGATCCGCATCAAGCACGAAGACGGAACCATCACGGTTTACGGACACATGGAAACTCTTGATGTTTCCGTTGGCGAGACTGTTCACGCTGGCCAAAAGATTGCAGGCATGGGCAACCTTGGCTTCTCCACCGGATCCCACTTGCACTTCGAGGTCTACCCAGACGGCAACACCGCAGTTGACCCAGTACCATGGCTCGAAGAGCGCGGCGTATCGGTATCTTAA
- a CDS encoding M23 family metallopeptidase, which yields MKRIPRAAKTALAIVAASGIGLATVSAATADTSALSVSLAEGSSEAQVNHVDNPELINAAIGLFSSLDGIVNNGAVPTIERTDYGVSIVLDPSTIPGLAEQFAPSQPSQLSPQRGSTPDGRTVVFPTSGKLSSTYGSRWGTTHNGIDIANPIGTPIYAVMDGEVISSGPAQGYGNWIRIKHDDGSISVYGHMQASSLLVGVGERVTAGQQIASIGSEGQSTGPHLHFEIWPDGANATDPKPWFAGNGIYF from the coding sequence ATGAAGCGCATTCCACGCGCAGCCAAAACTGCACTGGCAATAGTTGCTGCCTCAGGCATCGGCCTTGCCACGGTCTCGGCTGCCACTGCAGACACCTCGGCGCTCAGCGTCAGTCTCGCGGAAGGTTCTTCCGAAGCGCAAGTAAACCATGTTGATAATCCCGAGCTAATCAACGCAGCAATTGGGTTATTTAGCAGTTTGGACGGCATTGTTAACAACGGTGCAGTCCCCACAATCGAGCGCACCGACTACGGTGTCTCCATTGTCTTAGACCCAAGCACGATTCCTGGGCTAGCAGAGCAGTTCGCTCCTTCCCAGCCCTCTCAACTGTCTCCACAGCGCGGCAGCACTCCTGATGGACGCACAGTCGTCTTCCCAACCTCAGGAAAGCTGTCGTCAACCTATGGTTCACGTTGGGGAACAACTCACAACGGCATCGATATCGCCAACCCCATTGGCACTCCGATCTACGCGGTCATGGACGGTGAAGTTATCTCATCCGGGCCAGCGCAGGGCTACGGCAACTGGATCCGCATCAAGCACGATGACGGCTCTATCTCCGTCTACGGACACATGCAGGCTTCATCCTTGCTCGTCGGTGTTGGCGAGCGTGTGACCGCAGGACAGCAGATTGCCTCTATCGGTAGCGAAGGTCAATCTACTGGACCGCACCTACACTTCGAGATTTGGCCGGACGGCGCGAACGCCACCGACCCGAAGCCATGGTTTGCAGGTAACGGAATCTACTTCTAG
- the pcrA gene encoding DNA helicase PcrA: MGQTTTPQQRNPFAPSHESSSNPFAAGRGQSAPSPFQARANQESSYRNRPQLNVNEDKLVEGLNPQQVEAVQHTGSPLLIIAGAGSGKTAVLTRRIAYLMGTRGVAPWEILAITFTNKAAAEMKERVGQLVGPVAERMWVATFHSICVRILRQQAQLVPGLNTNFTIYDGDDSRRLLTMIAKDMQLDIKKFTSRVLANQISNHKNELTSPDTALAEAEKTKNPFELTVARVFAEYQRRLRAANAVDFDDLIGEVVRIFVQHPQVVEFYRRRFKHVLIDEYQDTNHAQYSLVAALVGDDRENGPELCVVGDSDQSIYAFRGATIRNIEDFERDYPGARTILLEQNYRSTQTILSAANAVIAQNENRRKKNLWTDHGEGEKVIGYVADNEHDEARFIASEIDALADKGRNYSDLAIMYRTNNASRALEDIFVRSGIPYKVVGGTRFYERREIRDIIAYLRIMDNPDDSVSLRRIINVPKRAIGDKAQAQIATHADNLNISFGKALYFAEQGEVPGLGTRAVNAVTKFNDMMSGIREQIPAMINDVTKQPDLGELVSAILDATGYKAELEASNDPQDGARLDNLNELVSVAREFSSEAANQLAFDGSDSDIEVAPELSEGEAAPGSLQAFLEKVSLVADADQIPENESGVVTLMTLHTAKGLEFPVVFLTGWEEGQFPHMRSLGDPKELSEERRLAYVGITRAREELYLTRAILRSSWGNPMTNPASRFLGEIPEDLIDWRREEPQSSMGSAWDYDDSYSYGRSYDSSWSGWGRSSRSAATSPSQRTRSSKASESSMSKNKNLDLVVGDRVNHAKYGLGTVIAADGSGLRSTVTIDFGSAGKVRLMLVGGLPMEKL, translated from the coding sequence ATGGGTCAGACGACTACACCGCAGCAGCGAAACCCCTTCGCGCCTTCGCATGAATCGTCCTCCAATCCGTTTGCGGCAGGCCGTGGGCAATCGGCACCCTCGCCATTTCAGGCGCGGGCCAATCAGGAAAGCTCCTACCGAAACCGGCCACAGCTCAACGTGAACGAAGATAAGTTGGTTGAAGGTCTCAACCCACAACAGGTCGAAGCAGTTCAGCACACTGGTTCGCCCTTGTTGATTATTGCCGGTGCAGGTTCGGGTAAAACTGCGGTGCTAACTCGCCGCATTGCTTATCTCATGGGCACCAGGGGAGTAGCGCCGTGGGAAATCTTGGCTATTACCTTTACCAATAAGGCCGCCGCGGAAATGAAAGAGCGCGTGGGGCAATTAGTAGGACCCGTGGCAGAGCGGATGTGGGTGGCCACATTCCACTCAATCTGCGTGCGGATTCTGCGCCAGCAAGCCCAATTAGTCCCCGGTTTGAATACGAACTTCACCATTTATGACGGCGATGATTCCCGCCGTTTGCTGACGATGATCGCTAAAGACATGCAGCTGGATATTAAAAAGTTCACCTCGCGCGTGCTGGCCAACCAGATCTCGAATCACAAAAATGAGCTGACCTCGCCGGATACGGCCTTGGCAGAAGCTGAGAAGACGAAAAATCCCTTCGAACTCACCGTCGCGCGGGTATTTGCGGAATATCAGCGTCGTCTCCGCGCGGCCAATGCAGTAGATTTTGATGACCTCATTGGGGAAGTAGTGCGCATCTTCGTGCAACACCCGCAGGTCGTTGAGTTCTACCGTCGCCGATTCAAACACGTGCTCATTGACGAGTATCAGGATACAAACCACGCCCAGTATTCCTTGGTCGCAGCCTTAGTCGGCGACGACCGAGAAAACGGCCCGGAGCTGTGCGTGGTGGGTGACTCGGACCAGTCGATTTATGCATTCCGTGGCGCGACCATCCGCAATATTGAGGACTTCGAGCGTGACTACCCAGGTGCACGGACGATTTTGCTGGAGCAAAACTACCGCTCCACCCAAACCATTTTGAGTGCCGCCAACGCGGTGATCGCACAAAATGAAAACCGTCGCAAGAAAAACCTCTGGACGGACCACGGCGAAGGCGAAAAGGTCATTGGCTATGTAGCTGATAACGAGCACGATGAAGCGCGCTTTATTGCCTCAGAAATCGACGCTTTGGCGGATAAGGGACGCAACTATTCCGATCTCGCGATCATGTACCGCACCAATAACGCTTCGCGTGCTTTGGAAGATATCTTTGTGCGCTCAGGCATTCCGTACAAGGTCGTTGGCGGAACCAGGTTTTACGAGCGCCGCGAAATTCGTGACATCATCGCATATCTGCGGATCATGGATAACCCAGATGATTCAGTAAGTCTGCGCCGGATTATTAACGTGCCTAAGCGTGCCATCGGCGATAAGGCTCAGGCGCAGATTGCCACGCATGCCGATAACCTCAATATCAGCTTTGGTAAGGCACTCTATTTTGCCGAACAGGGAGAAGTCCCAGGGTTGGGGACCCGTGCTGTAAATGCGGTGACCAAATTCAACGACATGATGTCTGGAATCCGGGAGCAGATTCCCGCGATGATAAATGATGTCACTAAACAGCCAGACTTGGGTGAATTAGTCAGCGCTATTTTGGATGCCACCGGCTATAAAGCGGAATTGGAAGCATCTAATGACCCACAAGATGGAGCGCGTTTAGACAACCTCAACGAATTGGTTTCGGTGGCACGTGAATTTTCTTCCGAAGCAGCGAACCAATTGGCTTTTGACGGATCTGATTCAGATATTGAGGTTGCCCCTGAACTTAGTGAGGGAGAGGCTGCACCGGGTTCACTGCAGGCCTTCTTGGAGAAGGTTTCTTTGGTTGCTGATGCAGATCAGATTCCTGAAAATGAATCCGGCGTGGTCACCCTGATGACTTTGCACACTGCGAAAGGCTTGGAATTCCCGGTTGTATTCCTCACCGGTTGGGAGGAGGGACAGTTCCCACACATGCGCTCCCTCGGTGACCCGAAGGAGCTCAGTGAGGAACGCCGCTTGGCGTATGTAGGAATTACTCGTGCCCGTGAAGAGCTTTACCTCACTCGTGCGATTCTTCGTTCATCGTGGGGTAATCCCATGACGAATCCGGCCAGCCGCTTCCTCGGCGAGATCCCGGAGGATCTCATCGACTGGCGCCGCGAAGAACCGCAAAGCTCAATGGGCTCAGCGTGGGACTACGATGATTCCTATTCTTATGGTCGTTCTTATGACTCGAGCTGGTCCGGCTGGGGCCGTAGTTCACGCTCCGCCGCGACATCCCCTTCGCAGCGAACTCGCTCTTCTAAGGCTTCGGAAAGCTCGATGTCCAAGAACAAGAATTTGGATTTAGTTGTAGGCGACCGCGTCAACCACGCCAAATATGGCCTGGGCACAGTCATCGCTGCCGATGGTTCAGGTCTGCGATCGACTGTAACCATCGACTTTGGTTCCGCAGGCAAGGTCAGGCTCATGCTCGTGGGCGGCCTGCCTATGGAAAAACTCTAG
- a CDS encoding chorismate mutase: MGEDLQLGDGGNNADIRMPSGTDDPLSDAEIQKYREEINRMDRTILDAIKRRTKVSQAIGKTRMGSGGTRLVHTREISILNQFRDELGEEGPAIASALLRMGRGKLG; this comes from the coding sequence ATGGGAGAAGACTTGCAGTTAGGCGATGGCGGAAATAACGCGGATATCCGCATGCCCTCGGGCACCGATGATCCATTATCTGATGCCGAGATTCAGAAGTATCGCGAAGAGATCAACCGCATGGATCGCACCATTCTAGATGCCATCAAGCGCCGGACTAAAGTCTCTCAAGCTATTGGCAAGACCCGCATGGGCTCCGGCGGCACGCGCTTGGTGCACACCCGTGAGATCTCTATCCTCAATCAGTTCCGGGATGAATTAGGCGAAGAAGGTCCAGCAATCGCCTCTGCTCTGCTGCGCATGGGCCGCGGCAAGCTCGGCTAA
- a CDS encoding Na+/H+ antiporter family protein — MNAVLIAVVVMLVLALVRVHVVVAMFLGGLVGGLLAGLGLDGTMLAFQEGLGGGAKIALSYALLGAFAMGVASTGLPQILANLLLARVNANKAPSNQPATVGAGGSGGSGDSDEPEDPIIHTANQKAVTTTKYLIIIGLLAMAIMSQNVIPVHIAFIPLIVPPLLTVFNKLGIDRRLIASVLTFGLVTTYMFVPVGFGSIFLNDILLFNINEAGLDTSGINIMQVMAIPAVGMLAGLLIAVFISYRKPRVYEDRPLAEEPTGQNISTYKVWVALIAIVATFAVQVIMQALDFEADGLLVGALVGLAILLLTGAVEWNKADDVFSSGMRMMALIGFIMITAQGFAAVMTETGEVESLVEGVSSVFGENQAAAAAAMLIVGLVVTMGIGSSFSTLPIITVIFVPLCLSLGFSTMATVAIIGTAGALGDAGSPASDSTLGSTAGLNADGQHDHIHDSVIPTFIHYNIPLLIAGWIAAMVL; from the coding sequence ATGAATGCTGTCTTAATTGCTGTCGTGGTCATGCTTGTGCTGGCCCTAGTGCGCGTGCATGTCGTCGTCGCAATGTTTTTGGGTGGCCTCGTCGGAGGTCTGCTCGCAGGCCTCGGGCTGGATGGCACCATGCTCGCATTTCAAGAAGGTTTAGGTGGCGGCGCCAAGATTGCGCTGAGCTACGCCCTACTCGGCGCATTTGCCATGGGAGTGGCATCCACTGGCTTGCCACAAATCCTGGCCAACCTGTTGCTTGCCCGCGTCAACGCTAATAAAGCACCGAGCAACCAGCCAGCAACCGTCGGCGCCGGAGGCTCCGGAGGCTCCGGTGACTCTGATGAACCAGAAGACCCCATCATCCATACAGCCAACCAAAAGGCCGTGACCACCACCAAGTACCTCATCATCATTGGCTTGCTGGCGATGGCGATCATGAGCCAGAACGTCATCCCCGTCCACATTGCATTCATCCCGCTGATTGTTCCGCCACTTTTGACGGTATTTAATAAGCTAGGCATCGACCGCCGTCTGATTGCTTCTGTATTGACGTTCGGCTTGGTCACCACCTACATGTTCGTTCCGGTGGGCTTTGGTTCCATCTTCTTGAACGACATCTTGCTGTTTAATATTAATGAAGCCGGTTTGGACACCTCCGGCATCAATATCATGCAGGTCATGGCCATTCCCGCTGTGGGGATGCTCGCTGGTCTGCTCATCGCGGTTTTCATCAGCTACCGCAAGCCCCGTGTCTACGAAGACCGTCCGCTGGCAGAAGAGCCTACTGGCCAAAATATTTCTACCTACAAGGTGTGGGTAGCACTAATCGCCATCGTTGCCACCTTCGCCGTGCAGGTCATTATGCAAGCACTCGATTTTGAAGCCGATGGCCTTCTGGTTGGTGCCTTGGTGGGCCTTGCTATCTTGCTGCTTACCGGTGCCGTGGAATGGAACAAGGCCGATGATGTCTTTTCCTCCGGCATGCGCATGATGGCACTGATTGGTTTCATCATGATCACCGCGCAGGGCTTTGCCGCAGTCATGACCGAAACCGGTGAGGTCGAATCGCTTGTCGAAGGCGTGTCCTCTGTCTTCGGCGAAAACCAAGCCGCGGCAGCCGCAGCGATGTTAATCGTAGGTCTTGTGGTCACCATGGGCATTGGCTCGTCTTTTTCCACGCTGCCGATTATCACCGTCATTTTCGTCCCTTTGTGCCTATCGCTTGGCTTTTCGACGATGGCTACTGTTGCCATCATCGGCACCGCAGGTGCTTTGGGTGATGCCGGCTCCCCGGCTTCGGACTCGACGTTGGGCTCGACAGCTGGCCTTAACGCGGATGGCCAGCACGACCACATCCATGACTCGGTTATTCCAACGTTTATTCACTACAACATTCCGCTGCTGATCGCCGGCTGGATTGCCGCCATGGTTTTGTAA
- the pgi gene encoding glucose-6-phosphate isomerase, which produces MDITQQPAWAQLQQLFTAKKDTTLRQLFADDANRAEALTFDAAGLHVDLSKNLIDAEVLSALVELAQQAGVEQRRADMFAGKHINTTEDRAVLHTALRIPVEDDLVVDDQDVAADVHEVLGRMRDFATALRSGKWLGHTGHTIKKVVNIGIGGSDLGPAMAAQALRSYEVAGISAEFVSNVDPADLAQTLDGLDAGSTLFIIASKTFTTQETLANAHAARRWLLEQFDGDESAIAKHFVAVSTNAEEVAAFGIDTSNMFGFWNWVGGRYSVDSAIGLSLICTIGPLDFMRFLEGFHAMDEHFRTASLESNIPVLMALLSVWYTNFYGAQSHAVLPYSEDLGRFPAYLQQLTMESNGKSVRHDGSAVTTTTSPIYWGEPGTNGQHAFFQLLHQGTHLVPADFIGFARPKEDFPTADGTGSMHDLLLGNFFAQTKVLAFGKTAEEIAAEGVDPELVAHKVMPGNRPTTTILAQELTPAVLGSLIALYEHIVFVEGAIWDVNSFDQWGVELGKQQANDLAPAVSGQQEANTGDSSTDTLIQWFRSHR; this is translated from the coding sequence ATGGATATCACGCAACAGCCTGCATGGGCACAGCTTCAGCAGCTTTTTACGGCGAAGAAGGACACGACGCTACGACAGCTTTTTGCTGACGATGCCAACCGCGCCGAAGCTTTGACCTTCGACGCAGCAGGACTGCACGTCGACCTTTCGAAAAACCTCATCGATGCCGAGGTACTATCCGCGCTAGTAGAACTCGCCCAGCAAGCAGGAGTAGAACAACGCCGTGCGGATATGTTTGCCGGCAAGCACATCAACACCACCGAAGACCGAGCGGTTTTGCACACGGCGTTGCGCATCCCGGTCGAAGATGACTTGGTAGTCGATGACCAGGACGTGGCCGCTGATGTCCACGAAGTACTCGGCCGCATGCGCGATTTTGCTACTGCTCTACGCTCCGGCAAGTGGCTGGGTCATACCGGCCACACCATTAAAAAGGTCGTCAATATTGGCATCGGAGGCTCCGACCTGGGCCCCGCCATGGCCGCACAAGCTCTACGCAGCTATGAAGTAGCAGGTATTTCCGCGGAGTTTGTCTCCAATGTGGATCCAGCAGACCTTGCTCAGACCTTAGACGGACTAGATGCCGGCTCCACGCTGTTCATCATTGCCTCCAAGACCTTCACCACACAGGAAACCCTGGCTAATGCCCATGCCGCACGCCGTTGGCTTCTCGAGCAATTCGACGGGGATGAATCCGCGATTGCCAAACACTTCGTCGCGGTATCGACCAACGCGGAAGAAGTTGCGGCATTCGGCATTGATACCTCCAATATGTTTGGTTTTTGGAACTGGGTAGGTGGACGCTACTCCGTCGATTCCGCCATTGGTTTGTCATTGATATGCACCATAGGCCCTTTGGACTTCATGCGCTTTCTCGAAGGCTTCCATGCCATGGATGAGCACTTCCGCACCGCGTCATTGGAGTCCAATATTCCTGTGCTCATGGCGCTGCTGAGCGTGTGGTACACCAACTTCTACGGTGCCCAGTCACACGCGGTACTTCCCTACTCTGAAGACCTCGGCCGCTTCCCTGCCTATCTGCAGCAGCTGACGATGGAATCTAATGGCAAGTCCGTCCGCCACGATGGCTCCGCAGTGACCACCACAACCAGTCCGATCTACTGGGGTGAGCCGGGCACTAATGGCCAACACGCCTTCTTCCAGCTCCTACACCAAGGCACGCACCTAGTCCCAGCTGATTTCATTGGCTTTGCGCGTCCGAAGGAAGACTTCCCCACAGCCGATGGCACTGGGTCAATGCATGACTTATTGCTGGGCAATTTCTTCGCGCAGACCAAGGTCTTAGCTTTTGGCAAGACCGCGGAGGAAATTGCCGCAGAAGGCGTAGACCCAGAGCTCGTCGCGCACAAGGTCATGCCCGGCAACCGCCCGACCACCACCATCTTGGCGCAGGAGCTTACGCCAGCTGTGCTTGGCAGCCTGATTGCACTCTATGAGCACATCGTGTTTGTCGAAGGTGCGATCTGGGATGTCAACTCCTTTGATCAGTGGGGTGTGGAGCTTGGCAAACAACAGGCAAATGACCTGGCACCAGCGGTATCAGGTCAACAAGAGGCCAATACTGGTGACTCTTCTACTGACACGCTCATTCAGTGGTTCCGCTCGCACCGATAA
- a CDS encoding DedA family protein, protein MQAIIDWIIQLMEILGAPGVGIAILLENLFPPIPSEVVLPLAGFTISQGSLSFWPTFIWATAGSVIGGWILYGIGAWIGAERLRKIADWMWLVEASDVDKSLHWFDKFGPASVFFGRFLPGIRSLISIPAGIDRMNPVKFTVWTGVGSAGWNALLIVLGMWLGESYTVVADYVDQYSTVVYLLIIVAIVVVLVLLIRRSRKRKANGNAPSAEESTDQLPSRKS, encoded by the coding sequence GTGCAGGCAATAATTGACTGGATCATCCAGCTGATGGAAATCCTCGGCGCCCCGGGCGTCGGCATCGCTATTTTGCTGGAAAACCTCTTCCCTCCGATCCCGTCCGAGGTGGTTCTGCCGCTAGCCGGATTTACCATCTCCCAGGGCAGTCTGAGCTTTTGGCCCACGTTTATTTGGGCCACTGCTGGTTCCGTTATCGGCGGCTGGATACTTTACGGTATTGGCGCGTGGATCGGTGCCGAACGCCTGCGCAAGATCGCAGACTGGATGTGGCTGGTAGAGGCCAGTGACGTGGATAAGTCCTTGCACTGGTTTGATAAATTCGGCCCTGCCTCGGTCTTTTTTGGCCGCTTCCTCCCCGGTATCCGCTCCTTGATTTCCATCCCCGCGGGTATTGACCGCATGAATCCTGTGAAGTTCACGGTATGGACAGGTGTCGGCTCGGCAGGCTGGAATGCCTTGCTCATCGTGCTGGGTATGTGGCTTGGTGAGTCCTATACCGTGGTCGCAGACTATGTCGATCAGTATTCCACCGTGGTTTATCTGCTCATCATCGTGGCCATCGTCGTGGTCTTGGTATTGCTCATTCGCCGCAGCCGCAAGCGTAAAGCTAACGGGAATGCCCCATCCGCGGAAGAATCAACGGATCAGTTGCCTTCCCGCAAATCCTAG